A region of the Prevotella melaninogenica genome:
TCGGTCATATATTTAACCTTACGATAGAAGGTTTTGAGTCCCAATTCTTCCTCCAAACGAGTGATTTTCTTTTCAGAGCGATAAGAAAGAATACGTGCAGAAATCATTTCCCATGCTGGAGCCTCAGGTGTTGTCAACTCCACAGCAGCCTTGATAAGAGCTTCAATAGAGTCCTTTTGTGACATACCAGGCTTAGTGAAGCTGGCGAACTTCTCCTGAAGTGTCACCATACTATAAGAACGCTCGCGGTATTCGCGTGCTACACTGTGCAACACATCAGCCAACTCACGATCGTCAGCAGTCCACACAATGTAATTAATAGCTTGTCGCTGCTCATTACGCTGATAGCGGAAGAGAATATAATTCTTCGCTTCATCGTAATGACCATGTGCCATAAGGCACTTCTCCACACGGTTCTGGATATCCTCTACAGTGCGCAGTTCAGGGTTCTCTTTGATGAACTGCTCTACTTCGCTAACCATTCCGGCTATCTCACTGTCTGAGACATCCTTTCCGGTGCTGATAAAACTCTTTTTAATGGCTATTGAAATCTTTTCGTTATTATAGACTTCTATTTCTCCATTACGTTTTGTTATATTCATTACTTGTTTTATATAGTTTTCTTTTTTATTCTACTATAACTCTCTATTGAGATTTACTTATTTGCATATAAGTAACACATTATTAGTAACTTATGCTGTTTAGTGTATTTTTGTATGGACAAAGTTAAGAAAAAAAAGTGATATGATAGTTATCCAAAACGGAATATTTTGAGAACAATCTTACTTTTAATTGTTTTCCAAAATAGAAAAGAATTAAGTGTTTTTTTTATTTAAAAATAAAATACTTTTAGCTGTTCAAAATCTCTATCTATAGCTTACAAAAAGCATTTATTTCGCTATCTAAAATTATAGTTTATGGTTTTATTAAATGAAATAAATGCCTATCACTATTCTCATAAAAATTGATTTTTATTTTTGTTATCTTTTCTTTATTTTCGATCGTCTATTGATTGCGAATTATTCTCATAAACATAATTTTGCTAAAGACAATGATTAGAAGAATAAAGATAAAAAAAATAAGGAGAAAAGTAAGCCAATTGAGGGCTTATTAATGCTGTTTTCTGTGTTAGAAAATAGTATTATTATACCGTTGATAAAGTTATTTCATTCTTCTATTCAGACTGCAATCCATCTTCAATGCGCTGAATAATCTCTTCAGGAAGAATATTATTCATACAAGCAAAGTCGCCACGATGGCAAGGTTTATTACCAAAGACAGAACAGGGACGGCAAGAGAGCGTATTGATTTGTACGGCATCTTCTTCCTTCTGTTGCCAACCCATAAATCCACAATAAGGATGGGTTGCGCCCCACACACTAACCACTCGTGTGCCAGTGAGGGAAGCAAGGTGCATATTAGCACTGTCCATTGAAACCATTGTGTCGAGATGACTCATGAGAATGAGTTCCTTTTCGAGTCCTTTAAGGACGTTAGCAACACAGAGACATTGCGGATATTGTGCTGCCCATTGGTTCAACACTTCTATTTCATGTTTGCCACCACCAAAGAGGAAGATACGCCAAGAAGGGTGTGTTTCAGTTAGTTTGCGAACCACTTGTTCCATCCTTTCTTGTGGATACATCTTCCCTGCATGGGCTGCAAAGGGTGCTATACCTATCCAGCGTTCCTCTGGTTGTTTTACACCTATTACATTAGGGAGATGCTGTAAGTCGCCTCCTTCGGCTGGGAAGATACTTGTAAATTCTGGTTTAATAGGATAACCCAATGCTTTAAGTACATCAGCATAGTTCTGAAAGGAAGTAGGCTGCTGTATGAATACCTTGTTTTCAGCTTGACATAAGCGTTTCTTTCCCTGTTTATGTTTGTCGATATGTGCCACAGAATATCCACCAAGGAGGAAACGAAGGCGGAGAAAACGTGTTCGAAGCACGTTATGGAAATCGGCAATAGCTGTAAATTGTTTTGCTACTAACCGACGGTAAAGTGTGTTAAGTCCTCTAAAACCTTTATATTCTTCTTTCAAGTCGGCAGCCATAAACTCAACATTCGGTGCTAAATGCTGGAAGAAAGGCTGTGCAAAAGGACGAGAAAGCACACTTATTCTCACATCTGGATACTGCTTAGCAAGCGAGTAAACGATGGGAACTGTCATAGCAATGTCGCCCATAGCAGAGAATCGAATAATAAGAATATGTGGGGTTTTCATAGGCTAACAGAAATAAATAAGCAGGATAAAGAATAGAGAAAGAGCTATTATTGGTAAGAATAAGCAATTAAGATATGCTTATTCAATAACTAATAATGTTCATTGGCGTTTACTCTAAACGAGTAATTACGCCCCTCCCCTATGCAGAGTGGGAGGGGCATCATATTATTTCTTGTTGTAAAGAATCGGATTGGTTGCAGGGTCGTTGTACATCTTCATCTGACGATAAACCTTCATGTACTTACGGCCTTGCTGAATGTCATCGAGCAACTGGTCGATGGCAAGACTGAGATCCTTCTGCTGTTCGAGGAGGATATTCAGCTTAGACTTACACTTCTCAACGTGCTCAGCTGAAGCATCCGTGCGCTCAGTCTGCTCCTTCATGTGATAAATCTTCAATGCAAGGATAGACAGACGGTCAACTGCCCATGCTGGACTCTCGGTATTGATAGTCGCTTCTGGGAGTGGAGTCACGTCAGAGTAGAGCTGACGAAAATACGAGTCAATCTGCTCAACGAGGTCAGTACGATCCTGGTTAGAGCGGTCAATACGATGCTTGAGACTCATTCCTTCGTCTGGGTTGATATGTGGGTCGCGGATAAGGTCCTCGAAGTGCCACTGTACTGTGTCAATCCAGCATTTCAGATAGAGACGGTTTTCGATGGAATCTCTGTCGTAAGGGTTATTAATCGGCGTATCTACGTTGTCCGTAATATGATAATCACGGATTGCCTGATTGAAAATCTCGTTACAATGTTTTGTAAATGACATTCGGTTTTTATTTTTCTGTTTATTCTGCAAATATAAAGTAAATTCCTTAAAGGACAAAATAAAAACTCTTGTTTTTAATAGTTAATCGTTTAAACCCAAATAGGTCATAAGAGGCTAAACCTATTTTGTTTTGTTATCGAGCATCTTGACTGTCTTTACAACGCAAGCGTAGCGGACTATGTCAAGTTACAGAGGCAGACAAGTTGCCGATAAGAAATATCCCTTCTAAGTAGATTTCATATTCTTATAAGCCCCTCTGAATATAACACATATCTATACAATAAGTTTATATTTTGTTTGCTGTCATTTTAACAGTTTGTTGTAACGATTTGTGAATTAATTGTTTATAAGCTTATAAATAGTGACAGGAGTGACAGGAAAATTATTTTGCTACACTGACTATATACAAATGAATTCCGTTTATTTTTTGTTTGTTCTAAATATGGAGTGATATAGTTTCCTCCATACTAATGATATTTCTTAGTTAATATATTCTTTTTCTCTATATTTTACGGATGGTGAACACCAATGGTGCGAACGCTTAGCACTAATGGTGCGGATGGTTGATATTCATGTAAAAAAACTATTACAATCAAAGTGGAAACTACTATTAACGTGTTACATTGTAGCGGATAGAATACGCATGATGAGTGACAACAAACAGCGTTATTGCATTTTAGTCCCCAATATAATAAGGTGTAGTAATTTATAGAATCAATTTAATTTCTATCAGTGGCATAAATAAAGTTTTGAATAATCTTATATAATTGTTTGATTTATCGTATAATTAAGTGAGAAAACGGTAAAAAAGCTGCACAAAGATATATGGTTTGTGCAATAGAGAGTGCTTTTTTAATAAAAAAACTTGCATACATGGAAAAAAAACAGTTCCTTTGCAACCGCATTTTGAATTTGGAAATCAATATTAAACATTTTAAAACTTACAATTATGTCAGAAATTGAATCAAAAGTAAAGGCTATTATCGTAGAGAAGCTCGGCGTTGAAGAGGCTGAGGTAAAACCAGAGGCAAGTTTCACAAACGACCTCGGTGCTGACTCTTTGGATACAGTAGAGCTCATCATGGAGTTCGAGAAGGAGTTCGGTATTTCTATTCCAGACGATAAGGCTGAGAAGATCTCTACAGTAGGCGACGCTATCTCTTACATCGAGGAGAACGCTAAGTAAGGTTTACTCAAGATAAAAGTACCAAGCAAAGCGTATGCCTTTGCTTGGCTTTTTTTTACTTTACTTTTTTAATTTATATTTCACGCATGGAATTAAAAAGAGTAGTTGTAACAGGTCTTGGCGCCGTTACTCCATTGGGTAACACTCCAGAGGAGACCTGGCAGAACATGCTGGCAGGTAAGAGTGGCGCTGCTCCTATTACACATTTCGATACAACCCAGTTCAAGACGAAGTTTGCTTGTGAGGTAAAAGACCTTAACATCAATGATTACATTGACCGTAAGGAGGCTCGTAAGCTCGATCGTTACACTCAGTTGGCTATGATTAGTGCTATTCAGGGTGTTAAGGATGCTGGTTTTGACTTGGAAAAGGTTAACAAGGAACGTGTAGGTGTAATCTATGGTGTAGGTATTGGTGGTATTAAGACTTTTGAGGATGAGGTGAGTTATTACGCTCAGCATCCTGAGAATGGTCCTAAGTTCAATCCTTTCTTCATTCCTAAGATGATTGCAGATATTGCATCTGGTCAGATTAGTATGCTGTATGGATTCCACGGTCCTAACTATACAACAACATCTGCTTGTGCTTCTTCAACCAATGCTTTGGCTGCAGCATTCAACCAGATTCGTCTGGGTAAGGCTGATATCATCGTTAGTGGTGGTGCTGAGGCAGCTATTTGCGCTTGTGGTGTAGGTGGTTTCAATGCTATGCATGCACTTTCTACACGCAATGATGACCCAGAACACGCTTCACGTCCATTCTCTGCAAGCCGCGATGGCTTCGTAATGGGTGAGGGTGCTGGTTGTCTTATCCTTGAGGAGTTGGAGCATGCAAAGGCTCGTGGTGCTAAGATTTACGCAGAGATGGTAGGTGAAGGCGAGTCAGCTGACGCTCATCATATCACTGCTTCTCACCCAGAGGGTCTTGGTGCTAAGCTCGTTATGAAGGCAGCACTTGAGGATGCAGGTT
Encoded here:
- a CDS encoding glycosyltransferase family 9 protein, with the protein product MKTPHILIIRFSAMGDIAMTVPIVYSLAKQYPDVRISVLSRPFAQPFFQHLAPNVEFMAADLKEEYKGFRGLNTLYRRLVAKQFTAIADFHNVLRTRFLRLRFLLGGYSVAHIDKHKQGKKRLCQAENKVFIQQPTSFQNYADVLKALGYPIKPEFTSIFPAEGGDLQHLPNVIGVKQPEERWIGIAPFAAHAGKMYPQERMEQVVRKLTETHPSWRIFLFGGGKHEIEVLNQWAAQYPQCLCVANVLKGLEKELILMSHLDTMVSMDSANMHLASLTGTRVVSVWGATHPYCGFMGWQQKEEDAVQINTLSCRPCSVFGNKPCHRGDFACMNNILPEEIIQRIEDGLQSE
- a CDS encoding DUF4254 domain-containing protein, encoding MSFTKHCNEIFNQAIRDYHITDNVDTPINNPYDRDSIENRLYLKCWIDTVQWHFEDLIRDPHINPDEGMSLKHRIDRSNQDRTDLVEQIDSYFRQLYSDVTPLPEATINTESPAWAVDRLSILALKIYHMKEQTERTDASAEHVEKCKSKLNILLEQQKDLSLAIDQLLDDIQQGRKYMKVYRQMKMYNDPATNPILYNKK
- a CDS encoding acyl carrier protein, which codes for MSEIESKVKAIIVEKLGVEEAEVKPEASFTNDLGADSLDTVELIMEFEKEFGISIPDDKAEKISTVGDAISYIEENAK
- the fabF gene encoding beta-ketoacyl-ACP synthase II, which translates into the protein MELKRVVVTGLGAVTPLGNTPEETWQNMLAGKSGAAPITHFDTTQFKTKFACEVKDLNINDYIDRKEARKLDRYTQLAMISAIQGVKDAGFDLEKVNKERVGVIYGVGIGGIKTFEDEVSYYAQHPENGPKFNPFFIPKMIADIASGQISMLYGFHGPNYTTTSACASSTNALAAAFNQIRLGKADIIVSGGAEAAICACGVGGFNAMHALSTRNDDPEHASRPFSASRDGFVMGEGAGCLILEELEHAKARGAKIYAEMVGEGESADAHHITASHPEGLGAKLVMKAALEDAGLKPEDIDYINVHGTSTPVGDISEAKAIKALFGEAAYKLNISSTKSMTGHLLGAAGAVEALACVMSVKEDIVPPTINHEDDDQDPELDYNLNFTFNKAQKREVRAALSNTFGFGGHNACVVFKKYAE